The Archocentrus centrarchus isolate MPI-CPG fArcCen1 chromosome 12, fArcCen1, whole genome shotgun sequence genome includes a window with the following:
- the trim69 gene encoding E3 ubiquitin-protein ligase TRIM69, which yields MSKNQKEVKKIQSVFLQNLDKVNQGIKPDKKSWKPKEGDFAVQTAMEKLRQPPIAGQVAKSSAHRISRDLTCSICLDLFKQPVSLPCDHTFCQGCIEGYWAGPRGVGQGGNGSCPQCRKMFPRPIYRPNRIVANIVESYCQGLEESGTGACLPDAGVTERAPAPVARCSRHREELKLYCEEDQELVCLVCGISQEHRNHTMVCVQEAEQKYRASLHSSMDSLKAELNIALQCDREAEDEVKKLKEHTADLKQRIEAQFSDLHQFLYQEEKLLQVKLKTEERRELIRLDEHKALLCVEISRLQRAVHEIEDKLKEQDPFTLLRSIKALLQRPPLKFEKPVFTPPSLCEGRFAGPLQYRVWKSMKGSIYPVPAAITFNSSTANPWLSLTSSLTCVRYQNFNHTVEDNPNRFNAALSLLGSQGFTHGRHYWEIEVYSSTVWTVGVARESVPRKGVIKALPANGFWTISLSYGIQYMAGTSPPTVLSLEEPLARIGVYLDYKRGLVSFYNAESMTHLYTFGETFTETLYPYFNLGFLDKVHENEPLKVFLPKI from the exons ATGAGCAAGAATCAGAAAGAAGTGAAGAAAATCCAGTCAGTTTTTCTGCAAAACTTGGACAAAGTAAACCAGGGGATAAAGCCAGACAAAAAAAGCTGGAAACCTAAAGAAGGAGACTTTGCTGTGCAGACAGCAATGGAAAAGCTGCGACAACCTCCCATAGCTGGACAAGTAGCTAAAAGCTCAGCTCACAGAATCAGCAGAGACCTGACCTGCTCCATCTGCTTGGATCTTTTCAAGCAGCCAGTGTCCTTGCCCTGTGATCACACCTTTTGCCAGGGTTGCATTGAGGGTTACTGGGCAGGGCCGCGGGGCGTCGGGCAAGGTGGAAACGGTTCCTGCCCTCAGTGCAGGAAGATGTTCCCCAGACCGATCTACAGACCCAACCGTATTGTGGCCAACATAGTGGAGAGTTACTGTCAAGGTCTGGAGGAGAGTGGGACTGGAGCCTGCCTACCAGATGCTGGGGTGACAGAGAGGGCTCCTGCACCagttgcacgctgcagccggcACAGGGAGGAGCTGAAACTGTACTGTGAGGAGGACCAGGAGCTGGTGTGTCTGGTGTGTGGCATCTCCCAGGAGCACAGAAATCACACCATGGTGTGTGTCCAGGAGGCAGAACAGAAGTACAGG GCATCTTTACACAGTTCAATGGACTCCTTAAAAGCTGAGCTCAACATAGCCCTGCAGTGTGACAGAGAAGCTGAAGACGAGGTTAAGAAGCTAAAG GAGCACACTGCTGATCTGAAGCAGCGCATCGAGGCCCAGTTCAGCGACCTGCACCAGTTTCTTTACCAGGAGGAGAAACTTCTGCAGGTGAAGCTGAAGACAGAGGAGCGAAGAGAGCTGATTCGCCTGGATGAGCACAAGGCCCTGCTGTGCGTGGAGATTTCCCGTCTGCAGAGGGCTGTCCATGAGATAGAGGACAAACTGAAAGAGCAGGACCCATTCACTCTGCTCCGG AGCATCAAAGCACTTCTCCAGAG GCCTCCACTTAAGTTTGAGAAACCCGTGTTTACACCGCCCAGTCTGTGTGAGGGCCGGTTTGCAGGGCCCCTGCAGTACAGAGTGTGGAAATCCATGAAAGGAAGCATCTATCCAG TTCCAGCGGCCATTACATTTAACTCCAGCACAGCCAACCCTTGGCTCAGTCTGACTTCCTCCCTCACCTGTGTTCGCTACCAGAACTTTAACCACACTGTGGAGGACAACCCCAACAGGTTTAACGCCGCCCTGTCACTGCTGGGGAGCCAGGGCTTCACCCATGGGCGCCACTACTGGGAGATTGAAGTCTACAGCAGCACAGTCTGGACTGTGGGGGTGGCCCGTGAATCAGTTCCCAGAAAGGGAGTCATCAAAGCCCTTCCAGCTAATGGCTTCTGGACTATCTCGCTCTCTTATGGGATTCAGTACATGGCAGGTACATCCCCTCCAACTGTTCTGTCCCTGGAGGAGCCACTGGCCAGGATTGGTGTGTACCTGGATTACAAGAGGGGCCTGGTGTCCTTCTACAATGCAGAGAGCATGACGCACCTCTACACCTTCGGGGAGACCTTCACTGAAACACTGTACCCTTACTTCAATCTGGGCTTTCTGGATAAAGTGCATGAAAACGAGCCTCTCAAAGTCTTCTTACCAAAGATTTAA